Part of the Micromonospora rhizosphaerae genome is shown below.
GCCTCACCGAGCATCAGCAAGGTGCTGGAACGGGCCGCGATCGCCCGGACCGAGGAGGTCGTGGCGAAGCTGACCGAGATGGCGAGGTACTGAACATGGCCAGACTGCTGCGCATGCCCGAAATCGCGGCGAACGCCACCGAGGCGATCCTGCAGGACTGGACCGTGGAGGAGCGGACCGCGTTCTCGGCACGGGATTCGATCGCCACCGTGGAGACCGAGAAGGCGCTGGTCGACATCGAGGCCGATGCCGACGGGACGGTCCTCAAGCGGCTGGTCGCGCCGGGGTCGAAGGTCGACGTCGGGGCCCCCATCGCCGTGCTGGGCGACCCGGGCGAGCAGGTCGGCGACCTCGAGGCGCTCCTGACAAAGCTCGGGGTCGGCGCCGCGGACGCAGCCGGGCCGGTTGCTGAGCCGGCGGCTCGTCTCGATCCCGAGGGCGGCACGGCGAACACCGGTGCCGGCGCCCTGCCCGAACCCGCGCTGGCCGAACAGGTGACGACGCCCAACGGCGAGCACCGGGCCCGGATCTTCGCCAGCCCGCTCGCCCGGCGGCTCGCCCGGGAGGCGGGCCTGGCCACCGAGACGATCCGCGGGACCGGCCCCGGGGGCCGCATCCTCCGACGGGACGTGGAAGCCGCCCTTGCCGAACGGATGAGTGCCCGCTCCGACGAACCGCTCCGAGCACCGGCGGAGCAGCCCTCGACACAGCCTGCGGTGGCGGCTGCTGGCGGCTTCACGGAGATCCCGCACTCGAGGATGCGGCGCGCCATCGCGACTCGGCTCTCCGAGAGCAAGCAGAGCACCCCGCACTTCTACCTCCGCGCGACCATCGACGTACGTCGGCTGGTGAAGCTCCGCGCCGAGCTCAACG
Proteins encoded:
- a CDS encoding dihydrolipoamide acetyltransferase family protein, giving the protein MARLLRMPEIAANATEAILQDWTVEERTAFSARDSIATVETEKALVDIEADADGTVLKRLVAPGSKVDVGAPIAVLGDPGEQVGDLEALLTKLGVGAADAAGPVAEPAARLDPEGGTANTGAGALPEPALAEQVTTPNGEHRARIFASPLARRLAREAGLATETIRGTGPGGRILRRDVEAALAERMSARSDEPLRAPAEQPSTQPAVAAAGGFTEIPHSRMRRAIATRLSESKQSTPHFYLRATIDVRRLVKLRAELNDGADVKVSLNDLVVTAVGRAHALVPEMNVTWSPDAVRQYAAVDVSVAVATERGLLTPVVRGVEAMTVTEVSRATRELAERARDGRLRQEELEGGTISVTNLGMFGTEEFAAIINPPQAAILAVGAVREEPVARQGKLRVRPVMRVTLSVDHRPVDGVVAARWMEAFVGLLERPLRILA